A portion of the Bifidobacterium lemurum genome contains these proteins:
- a CDS encoding glycoside hydrolase family 31 protein: MTSSVSAATFTPAMRPKMDEAATLKGEHWRVGVLSDSLLRLEWSDSGEFEDNATQMAFNRDFGGEAPRFTVDERDGLLIVETEALRLTYDRRPFSKEGLSVVVKGVPRSQRNTWHYGDEPHGNLGGTARTLDEVDGRTDMGLGVCSVDGWAVIDDSASNVVVAAEQVNGEPNPFGMWVAPRGHEETDLYFFGHGLRFKDAVRDLYRLTGPTPLLPRFALGNWWSRYHRYTETEYLDLMDRFEAEKLPFTTAVIDMDWHLVDAVDPKYGSGWTGYTWNPEFFPDPERFLSELRRRGMKTTLNVHPRDGVRAFEKPYAGMAAAMGVNAEAGEPVEFDLTSPKFMEAYFAMHHELEGEGVDFWWLDWQQGGVTRMPGLDPLWMLNHLHYLDSGRDGRWPLTFSRYAGPGSHRYPVGFSGDTVVTWESLKFQPEFTATASNIGYGWWSHDIGGHMFGYRDDELEARWYQLGVFSPINRLHSTDSPFNGKEPWNFDGNTREAMNKALRLRHELLPYLYTMNWRAAFDDEPIVQPMYWSEPNNDSAYDYRNEFRFGSELIVAPIVDPVDGEVRRAKADVWLPQGEWFDFFDGRRYVSADENGRRLAVWRALDRIPVFAKAGAIVPMQPLGDAAETDARCNDVANPRAMRVVVFPGSDGAFTLCEDAGRFTKAEDFESAAREAGLVQTDMRLTWNADGSGCAFAIDPVRGDAQNVPDEREWTIALRGVAPVTCVATVDGAAIHAEIAYDQTTLTASVTLPEVPVTARVIVAFAPADGGEAMLAGNPVHGDAFAVLNGAQMLFLTKGKAMDMVDRLGAGALAGLRALERGKRADGDFWQSHMPEGVISALEEILLRS; encoded by the coding sequence ATGACTTCGTCCGTATCCGCAGCCACGTTCACTCCCGCCATGCGCCCGAAGATGGACGAGGCGGCCACGCTGAAAGGCGAACATTGGCGCGTCGGCGTGCTGTCCGACTCGCTGCTGCGTCTCGAATGGTCCGACAGCGGCGAGTTCGAGGACAACGCCACCCAGATGGCGTTCAATCGTGATTTCGGAGGAGAGGCGCCCCGGTTCACGGTCGACGAGCGCGACGGACTGCTTATCGTCGAAACCGAAGCCCTGCGGCTGACCTACGATCGCAGGCCTTTCAGCAAGGAGGGCCTGAGCGTCGTGGTCAAAGGCGTGCCGCGCTCGCAGCGCAACACCTGGCATTACGGCGATGAACCTCACGGCAATCTGGGCGGCACCGCCCGTACCTTGGACGAGGTCGACGGCCGCACGGACATGGGGCTCGGCGTATGCTCGGTCGACGGCTGGGCCGTGATCGACGACTCCGCCTCGAACGTGGTCGTGGCCGCAGAACAGGTGAACGGCGAACCCAATCCGTTCGGGATGTGGGTCGCGCCGCGCGGACATGAGGAGACCGATCTCTACTTCTTCGGCCATGGTCTGCGGTTCAAGGATGCCGTGCGCGATCTCTATCGTCTGACCGGACCGACGCCGTTGCTGCCGCGCTTCGCGTTGGGCAACTGGTGGAGCCGCTACCACCGCTACACCGAGACGGAATACCTCGACCTGATGGACCGTTTCGAAGCTGAGAAACTGCCGTTCACCACCGCCGTCATCGATATGGACTGGCATCTGGTCGATGCCGTCGATCCCAAGTACGGCTCCGGCTGGACCGGATACACGTGGAATCCCGAATTCTTCCCCGATCCGGAGCGGTTCCTGAGCGAGCTGCGCCGTCGCGGTATGAAAACCACGCTCAACGTGCATCCGCGCGACGGCGTGCGCGCCTTCGAAAAGCCATACGCCGGCATGGCCGCCGCCATGGGCGTGAATGCCGAAGCTGGCGAGCCTGTGGAATTCGATCTGACCAGCCCGAAATTCATGGAAGCCTACTTCGCCATGCACCATGAGCTGGAAGGCGAAGGCGTCGACTTCTGGTGGCTGGACTGGCAGCAGGGCGGCGTGACCCGCATGCCCGGTCTCGACCCGCTGTGGATGCTCAACCACCTGCATTATTTGGACTCCGGCCGTGACGGGCGTTGGCCGCTCACCTTCTCCCGCTACGCCGGCCCCGGCTCGCACCGCTATCCGGTCGGATTCTCGGGGGACACCGTGGTGACTTGGGAATCGTTGAAATTCCAGCCCGAATTCACCGCCACCGCCTCGAATATCGGCTACGGCTGGTGGAGCCACGACATCGGCGGCCATATGTTCGGCTACCGTGACGACGAGCTCGAGGCGCGCTGGTATCAGCTGGGCGTGTTCAGTCCCATCAACCGCCTGCACTCCACCGACTCCCCATTCAACGGCAAGGAGCCGTGGAACTTCGACGGCAACACGCGTGAGGCGATGAACAAGGCCCTGCGCCTGCGCCACGAGCTGCTCCCGTACCTGTACACGATGAACTGGCGCGCCGCATTCGACGATGAGCCGATCGTGCAGCCGATGTATTGGAGCGAGCCCAACAATGACAGCGCCTACGACTATCGCAATGAGTTCCGGTTCGGCAGCGAATTGATCGTCGCGCCAATCGTCGATCCGGTCGATGGAGAAGTCCGCCGAGCCAAAGCTGACGTATGGCTGCCCCAAGGGGAATGGTTCGATTTCTTCGACGGCCGCCGATACGTCTCCGCCGATGAGAACGGTCGCCGACTTGCGGTCTGGCGTGCGCTCGACCGCATCCCTGTGTTCGCGAAGGCGGGGGCGATCGTGCCGATGCAGCCGTTGGGCGATGCCGCCGAGACCGACGCGCGGTGCAACGATGTCGCCAACCCGCGTGCTATGCGTGTGGTGGTGTTCCCCGGCTCGGATGGCGCGTTTACGTTGTGCGAGGATGCCGGACGCTTCACGAAAGCCGAGGACTTCGAATCCGCCGCACGCGAGGCGGGACTGGTCCAGACCGATATGCGCCTGACTTGGAACGCGGACGGTTCCGGCTGCGCATTCGCCATCGACCCTGTGCGCGGAGACGCGCAGAATGTGCCGGATGAACGAGAATGGACCATTGCGCTGCGTGGTGTTGCCCCTGTGACTTGCGTGGCAACAGTGGACGGTGCTGCGATCCATGCGGAGATCGCTTACGACCAGACGACATTGACCGCCAGCGTGACGTTGCCTGAGGTCCCCGTCACCGCGCGCGTCATCGTCGCGTTCGCCCCCGCCGATGGCGGAGAGGCGATGTTGGCCGGCAATCCGGTGCATGGCGACGCCTTCGCGGTGCTCAATGGCGCTCAGATGCTGTTCCTCACCAAAGGCAAGGCCATGGATATGGTCGATCGTCTCGGCGCGGGCGCGCTCGCGGGCCTGCGAGCCTTGGAGCGCGGCAAGCGCGCCGATGGCGACTTCTGGCAGTCGCATATGCCAGAGGGCGTGATCTCCGCCCTCGAGGAGATTCTGTTGCGGTCATAG
- a CDS encoding LacI family DNA-binding transcriptional regulator, with translation MARADIHEVAKAAGVSISTVSRAFTRPDMVSEKTRRKVLEAANRLEFTISRSAGSLKTGQANRVALLMNDTITSWFNVQVFAGLNATLRDEGYDIAVYDHIDTAETRREFFDTMPVRHNVDAVFVASIAIDPNEVGQLKSMHVPLIGINTSASDSLDASIRIDDEEGMFTATQHLIGLGHRRIVYVCSAASVSLDASVDARGRGFIRACESAVAAGRDLDWQTITVPRGPEFIDSALAELLALDRFPDAICCQMDMLAIPLVTRLARYGHRVPQDYSIIGFDDMQNADWVNLTTMRQNPQDMGRDAAHKALALMRGETLDQPHEIIRPRLVLRGTDAPFPR, from the coding sequence ATGGCACGAGCTGACATCCACGAGGTGGCCAAAGCGGCCGGCGTATCCATATCGACGGTCTCCCGCGCCTTCACACGGCCGGACATGGTCTCCGAGAAAACCCGGCGCAAGGTGCTCGAAGCCGCGAACCGGCTGGAGTTCACGATCTCCCGCTCGGCCGGCTCGCTGAAGACCGGCCAGGCGAACCGCGTGGCCCTGCTGATGAACGACACGATCACCAGCTGGTTCAACGTGCAGGTGTTCGCGGGGCTCAACGCGACGCTGCGCGACGAAGGCTACGACATCGCCGTGTACGACCATATCGACACGGCCGAGACCCGTCGCGAGTTCTTCGACACCATGCCCGTGCGTCATAACGTGGACGCGGTGTTCGTGGCCTCGATCGCCATCGACCCGAACGAGGTCGGGCAGCTCAAAAGCATGCATGTGCCGCTGATCGGCATCAACACCTCGGCCTCCGACAGTCTCGATGCCTCGATCCGCATCGACGACGAGGAGGGCATGTTCACGGCCACGCAGCATCTCATCGGCTTGGGGCACCGCCGCATCGTCTACGTGTGCTCCGCGGCCTCCGTCTCGTTGGACGCCAGCGTCGACGCCCGCGGCCGCGGGTTCATCCGCGCCTGCGAGTCGGCGGTGGCGGCGGGCCGCGACTTGGACTGGCAGACGATCACCGTGCCGCGTGGCCCGGAGTTCATCGACTCCGCGTTGGCCGAACTGCTGGCGCTCGACCGCTTTCCCGACGCGATCTGCTGTCAGATGGACATGCTGGCCATCCCTCTGGTCACCAGACTGGCCCGCTACGGGCACCGCGTGCCGCAGGACTATTCGATCATCGGCTTCGACGACATGCAGAACGCGGATTGGGTGAACCTCACCACCATGAGACAGAATCCGCAGGATATGGGCCGCGACGCCGCGCACAAGGCGCTGGCTCTTATGCGCGGCGAGACGCTCGACCAACCGCATGAGATCATCAGGCCGCGTCTGGTGCTGCGCGGCACCGACGCCCCGTTCCCGCGCTGA
- a CDS encoding HAD family hydrolase: MDRRYDVACFDLYGTLVDIRTDEYDKRAWEKFRGFLNDSGMGVHYDDQWFLRDLLDQALILEQRRAAERVREDGVEDCPDECVEPNRGEGYRSLFAVAAPQGRIPAVWQAQADEMALRAAWVFRKASTRHIGLYPGALEMLRGLRGAGMRTVLVTNAQSCYTVPELEMLGLDVLFDAIVISSEEGIKKPHPEIFRRALERVGATPDRAVMVGNDERCDIVGAKNAGIDGVYINSGISPEHDPQRSEEAVLSLDHPDYDALLAFLLG; encoded by the coding sequence ATGGACAGACGATACGATGTGGCGTGCTTCGATCTCTACGGCACGCTGGTCGACATACGCACCGACGAATACGACAAGAGGGCGTGGGAGAAGTTCCGCGGCTTCCTCAACGATTCGGGCATGGGCGTGCACTACGACGACCAATGGTTCCTGCGCGACCTGCTCGACCAGGCGCTGATCCTCGAACAGCGCCGCGCCGCCGAACGCGTGCGCGAGGACGGCGTCGAGGATTGCCCGGACGAGTGCGTCGAGCCGAACCGCGGCGAGGGCTACCGCTCGCTGTTTGCCGTGGCGGCGCCGCAGGGGCGCATCCCCGCCGTCTGGCAGGCCCAGGCCGACGAGATGGCCCTGCGCGCCGCATGGGTGTTCCGCAAGGCCAGCACCCGGCATATCGGGCTGTATCCGGGGGCGTTGGAGATGCTGAGGGGCCTGCGCGGGGCCGGCATGCGCACGGTGCTCGTCACCAACGCGCAATCCTGCTATACCGTGCCGGAATTGGAGATGCTTGGGTTGGACGTGCTGTTCGACGCCATCGTGATCTCCAGCGAGGAAGGCATCAAAAAACCTCATCCCGAGATCTTCCGCCGAGCGCTGGAGCGTGTGGGCGCGACCCCCGACCGCGCGGTGATGGTCGGCAACGACGAGCGGTGCGACATCGTCGGCGCGAAGAACGCCGGCATCGACGGTGTGTACATCAATTCGGGCATCTCGCCCGAACATGATCCGCAGCGTTCCGAGGAGGCCGTGCTGTCGCTCGATCATCCCGACTACGACGCCCTGCTCGCTTTCCTCCTCGGCTAG
- a CDS encoding alpha-amylase family glycosyl hydrolase, whose product MTNATESIEPAELPARPRWLADARFYEIYPQSFADSDGDGIGDIPGIIARLDYVRDLGCNALWLNPCYDSPFKDAGYDVRDYKKVASRYGTNDDLVALFDAAHRRGMHVLLDLVPGHTSEEHEWFLASARPEPNSRTVVDGGTGRVENVSERYLWTDSWISGADGLPFIGGESERDGTYVLNFFKCQPALNYGFAHPKHGWQKPALGPDALATCEALLDVMRFWLGRGADGFRVDMADSLVKHDEEGKPFTIRTWRWMLSRIRSEFPQAAFVSEWGRPRESMAAGFDMDFYLDWRWDGNPNGYNLLLRNTDTPLRREGDSSYFNADSGASIKPFLDEYLPQLAEAERAGGCFDLITCNHDTLRTAQRLTERELKLAYATMFTMPGAPFLYYGDEIGMRYRPIPSKEGGYVRTGSRTPMQWDATANLGFSSAPAENLYLPVDPSADAPTVAAQDADPDSLLCWVRAMLRTRGMVSALRADAGLRVIAAPEHGRLFAFERFDGASPSEGRVLVAVNPGRGEESFELPDGRGAAGDVLASLGEHRMERGSATMGPQSFAMWRLQ is encoded by the coding sequence ATGACCAACGCGACCGAATCGATCGAACCGGCCGAACTCCCCGCACGCCCGCGGTGGCTCGCCGACGCCCGGTTCTATGAGATCTACCCGCAAAGCTTCGCCGACTCCGACGGCGACGGCATCGGCGACATCCCCGGCATCATCGCCCGGCTCGACTATGTGCGGGACCTCGGCTGCAACGCCCTTTGGCTCAACCCCTGCTACGATTCGCCGTTCAAAGACGCCGGCTACGACGTGCGCGACTACAAGAAGGTCGCATCCCGCTACGGCACCAACGACGACCTCGTCGCCTTGTTCGACGCGGCCCACCGGCGCGGCATGCATGTGCTGCTCGATCTCGTGCCCGGGCACACCAGCGAGGAGCACGAGTGGTTCCTCGCCAGCGCGAGGCCGGAGCCGAACTCGCGCACGGTCGTCGATGGCGGGACGGGGCGCGTCGAAAACGTCTCCGAACGATACCTCTGGACCGATTCGTGGATCTCCGGCGCTGACGGACTGCCCTTCATCGGCGGGGAAAGCGAGCGCGACGGCACCTATGTGCTCAACTTCTTCAAATGCCAGCCCGCGCTCAACTACGGATTCGCGCACCCGAAGCACGGTTGGCAGAAGCCCGCGCTCGGCCCCGACGCGCTCGCCACCTGCGAGGCGCTGCTCGATGTGATGCGTTTCTGGCTGGGCCGCGGGGCGGACGGGTTCCGCGTGGATATGGCCGACAGCCTCGTCAAACACGACGAGGAGGGCAAGCCGTTCACCATCCGCACCTGGCGATGGATGCTCTCGCGCATCCGCTCCGAATTCCCCCAGGCCGCGTTCGTCTCCGAATGGGGCAGGCCGCGTGAATCGATGGCCGCGGGATTCGACATGGACTTCTACCTCGACTGGCGTTGGGACGGCAATCCCAACGGGTACAACCTGCTGCTGCGCAATACGGACACCCCGCTGCGCCGCGAAGGGGACTCCAGCTATTTCAACGCCGACTCCGGCGCGTCCATCAAGCCGTTCCTCGACGAATACCTGCCGCAACTGGCCGAAGCCGAACGGGCCGGGGGCTGCTTCGACCTCATCACCTGCAACCACGACACCCTGCGCACCGCCCAACGCCTGACCGAGCGCGAACTCAAGCTCGCCTACGCGACCATGTTCACGATGCCGGGCGCGCCGTTCCTCTACTACGGCGACGAAATCGGCATGCGATACCGTCCCATCCCCTCCAAGGAGGGCGGCTATGTGCGCACCGGCTCACGCACGCCGATGCAGTGGGACGCGACCGCCAACCTCGGCTTTTCGAGCGCGCCCGCGGAGAATCTGTATCTGCCGGTCGATCCGTCCGCGGACGCGCCGACCGTCGCCGCGCAGGACGCCGACCCCGACTCGCTGCTGTGCTGGGTGCGCGCGATGCTCCGCACGCGCGGCATGGTTTCCGCGTTGCGCGCCGACGCCGGCCTGCGCGTGATCGCAGCCCCCGAACATGGGCGGCTGTTCGCCTTCGAACGGTTCGATGGCGCCTCGCCATCGGAGGGTCGCGTGCTCGTCGCGGTCAATCCGGGGCGTGGCGAGGAGAGCTTCGAATTGCCGGACGGGCGTGGAGCCGCCGGCGATGTGCTAGCATCACTTGGCGAACACCGTATGGAGCGCGGCTCGGCGACGATGGGGCCGCAAAGCTTCGCGATGTGGCGGCTGCAATGA
- a CDS encoding extracellular solute-binding protein, translating into MSWASQEDQLNEDSWLQTMEKEFEELHPEYDITWNNQVVSSADAATIAKQDPTVAADVFMYASDQLGTLKEANAIARMSDDAVEQIETQYEGSESMIQSVTGDDGYLYGAPFGGNTWFMYYRKSKFTEEDITSLDAMLAKGKVSFPLTNSWYLPAFYMGAGGTLFGEDGTDGEAGVQFGGDIGEAVTKYLIDLRNNPNFVNDSNGSGLAGLKSGAVDVVFSGSWDEPTVKENLGDDYGVAALPTFNLNGTAVQMKSFAGSTVVAWNPYTKHPKAADQFAAFLASTEAQRAHYEMRGTIPSDMTLASEPEIAENLVAKAQLETIARTSVVQPSIPEMANFWGPCENFGKSILGNEVTYDNARELTDKWMASYASLM; encoded by the coding sequence TTGAGCTGGGCCTCGCAGGAGGACCAGCTCAACGAGGACTCATGGCTGCAGACGATGGAGAAGGAGTTCGAGGAGCTCCACCCCGAATACGACATCACCTGGAACAACCAGGTCGTCTCGTCCGCCGATGCCGCCACCATCGCCAAGCAGGATCCGACCGTGGCCGCGGACGTGTTCATGTACGCGAGCGACCAGCTGGGCACCCTCAAAGAGGCGAACGCCATCGCCCGCATGAGCGACGACGCGGTCGAACAGATCGAAACGCAGTACGAGGGCAGCGAATCGATGATCCAGTCGGTCACAGGCGATGACGGATACCTGTACGGCGCGCCGTTCGGCGGCAACACCTGGTTCATGTACTACCGCAAGAGCAAGTTCACCGAAGAGGACATCACCTCGCTCGACGCGATGCTCGCCAAGGGCAAGGTCTCCTTCCCGTTGACGAACTCGTGGTATCTGCCGGCCTTCTACATGGGCGCGGGCGGCACGCTGTTCGGCGAGGACGGCACCGACGGCGAGGCCGGCGTGCAGTTCGGCGGCGATATCGGCGAGGCCGTGACCAAATATCTGATCGACCTGCGCAACAACCCGAACTTCGTCAACGATTCCAACGGCTCCGGCCTGGCCGGTCTCAAGTCGGGCGCGGTGGACGTGGTGTTCTCCGGCTCCTGGGACGAGCCGACGGTCAAGGAGAATCTCGGCGACGACTACGGCGTGGCCGCGCTGCCGACCTTCAACCTCAACGGCACGGCCGTCCAGATGAAGTCCTTCGCCGGATCCACCGTGGTCGCATGGAACCCGTACACCAAGCATCCGAAGGCGGCGGACCAGTTCGCCGCCTTCCTCGCCAGCACCGAGGCGCAGAGGGCCCACTATGAGATGCGCGGCACCATCCCCTCCGACATGACGCTCGCCTCCGAACCCGAGATCGCCGAGAACCTCGTGGCCAAGGCCCAGCTGGAGACCATCGCCCGCACCTCCGTGGTGCAGCCGTCCATTCCCGAAATGGCGAATTTCTGGGGTCCGTGCGAGAACTTCGGCAAGTCCATCCTCGGCAACGAGGTCACCTACGACAACGCGCGCGAACTGACCGACAAGTGGATGGCGTCCTACGCCAGCCTGATGTAG
- a CDS encoding carbohydrate ABC transporter permease, whose amino-acid sequence MEATTGARPVRRGLLRRKADYIPPSRYTLRAALTDGDAFTRLSFLILGAGNIARKQILKGLLFLAVEIAYIAFMATSGAENLAMIPSLGWREQTAEKIDGYWHYTPGDNSVIVLLYGVATIFITLLFVVFWAYAVRSAYKAQLLAAETGSAPDFIQDWRNITDREAQVSLMALPVLGILIFSILPTLFMMCMAFTNYDSDHVLLFDWVGLENFGQLFSADGAVNASLFGEVLAWTLVWAFFATFLNFFLGLFLAMVINRPTTRLKGFWRAVFSLSIAVPQFVSLLVINQMLQPEGAINRLLMSWGWIDEALPFFTDATWARVTVIVVNLWIGIPFTIMQITGILQNIPAEQYEAARIDGANWWQTFTRITMPYLVFVLTPYLITTFTGNVNNFNVIYLLSNGNPTPVGATAGKTDLLITWLYKLTVDKGDYNLGAVIGIFTFITLAIVSLITYRSSASYKDEGGFR is encoded by the coding sequence ATGGAAGCAACAACCGGCGCGCGCCCCGTTCGGCGCGGCCTGCTCCGCCGCAAGGCGGACTACATCCCGCCGTCGCGATACACCCTGCGCGCGGCCCTCACCGACGGCGACGCCTTCACCCGCCTGTCGTTCCTCATTCTGGGCGCGGGCAACATCGCCCGCAAGCAGATCCTCAAAGGCCTGCTGTTCCTCGCCGTGGAAATCGCCTACATCGCGTTCATGGCCACCTCCGGCGCCGAAAACCTCGCGATGATCCCCTCGCTGGGCTGGCGCGAGCAGACCGCCGAGAAAATCGACGGCTACTGGCACTACACGCCCGGCGACAATTCGGTGATCGTGCTGCTCTACGGCGTGGCCACGATATTCATCACCCTGCTGTTCGTGGTGTTCTGGGCATACGCGGTGCGCTCCGCCTACAAGGCTCAGCTGCTCGCCGCCGAAACCGGAAGCGCCCCGGACTTCATCCAGGACTGGAGGAACATCACCGACCGCGAGGCGCAGGTCTCGCTGATGGCGCTGCCGGTGCTCGGCATCCTCATCTTCTCGATCCTGCCGACGCTGTTCATGATGTGCATGGCGTTCACCAACTACGACTCCGACCATGTGCTGCTGTTCGACTGGGTGGGACTGGAGAACTTCGGCCAGCTGTTCAGCGCCGACGGCGCCGTCAACGCCAGCCTGTTCGGCGAGGTGCTCGCCTGGACGCTGGTGTGGGCGTTCTTCGCCACCTTCCTCAACTTCTTCCTGGGATTGTTCCTGGCGATGGTCATCAACCGCCCCACCACCCGCCTCAAGGGCTTCTGGCGCGCGGTGTTCTCGCTGTCGATCGCGGTGCCGCAGTTCGTCTCCCTGCTGGTCATCAACCAGATGCTCCAGCCGGAGGGCGCGATCAACCGGCTGCTGATGAGCTGGGGCTGGATCGACGAGGCGCTGCCGTTCTTCACCGACGCGACCTGGGCGCGCGTGACCGTCATCGTCGTGAACCTGTGGATCGGCATCCCGTTCACGATCATGCAGATCACCGGCATCCTGCAGAACATCCCCGCCGAACAGTACGAGGCCGCGCGCATCGACGGCGCGAACTGGTGGCAGACCTTCACCAGGATCACGATGCCGTATCTGGTGTTCGTGCTCACCCCGTACCTCATCACCACGTTCACGGGCAACGTGAACAACTTCAACGTGATCTACCTGCTGTCCAACGGCAATCCGACGCCGGTGGGCGCCACCGCCGGCAAGACGGACCTGCTGATCACCTGGTTGTACAAGCTCACGGTCGACAAGGGCGACTACAACCTCGGCGCCGTCATCGGCATCTTCACGTTCATCACCCTGGCGATCGTCTCGCTGATCACCTACCGTTCCAGCGCGTCCTACAAGGATGAAGGAGGCTTCCGATGA
- a CDS encoding sugar ABC transporter permease, with product MSHAMQAASQDSGKISFLRDQRKRRIVGDILSHLLLAALAVVWVIPIVWVVLESFNKNTGPYNETFFPTEYTLDNYVQLFTDKHVLDFPAMFMRTLLIAVVVCVINVFFVLCVAFCMSRLRFRFRKTFMNVVLVMGMFPGIMSVVAIYFILKAMGLTQGIGVTIALILVYSAGAGAGFYVMKGYMDTIPMSLDEAAYLDGCTRWQVFTKITIPVCKPMLVYQALTAFLGPWLDFVMAKAICRTQDNYTVALGLYQMLTREYLNDWFARFAAAAVVISIPIAILFIVMQKYYQESMSGAVKG from the coding sequence ATGAGCCACGCAATGCAAGCCGCGTCCCAGGACTCCGGCAAGATCTCGTTCCTGCGCGACCAGCGCAAACGCCGCATCGTCGGCGACATCCTGTCCCACCTGCTGCTGGCGGCGCTCGCCGTGGTCTGGGTGATCCCGATCGTATGGGTGGTGCTGGAAAGCTTCAACAAGAACACCGGCCCGTACAACGAGACGTTCTTCCCCACGGAATACACGCTCGACAACTACGTGCAGCTGTTCACCGACAAGCATGTGCTCGACTTCCCCGCGATGTTCATGCGCACGCTGCTCATCGCCGTCGTCGTGTGCGTGATCAACGTGTTCTTCGTGCTGTGCGTGGCGTTCTGCATGAGCCGTCTGCGCTTCCGCTTCCGCAAGACCTTCATGAACGTGGTGCTCGTCATGGGCATGTTCCCCGGCATCATGTCGGTCGTCGCGATCTACTTCATCCTCAAGGCCATGGGGCTGACGCAGGGCATCGGCGTCACCATCGCGCTGATCCTGGTCTATTCGGCCGGCGCGGGCGCGGGCTTCTATGTGATGAAGGGATACATGGACACCATTCCGATGTCCCTGGATGAGGCCGCGTACCTCGACGGCTGCACCCGCTGGCAGGTGTTCACCAAAATCACGATTCCGGTCTGCAAGCCGATGCTCGTCTACCAGGCGCTCACCGCGTTCCTCGGCCCGTGGCTCGACTTCGTGATGGCCAAGGCGATCTGCCGCACGCAGGACAACTACACGGTGGCGCTGGGCCTGTACCAGATGCTCACGCGCGAATACCTCAACGACTGGTTCGCCCGTTTCGCCGCCGCGGCCGTGGTCATCTCCATCCCCATCGCGATCCTCTTCATCGTGATGCAGAAGTACTACCAGGAATCGATGTCCGGCGCGGTCAAGGGCTGA